A genomic window from Salvia hispanica cultivar TCC Black 2014 chromosome 5, UniMelb_Shisp_WGS_1.0, whole genome shotgun sequence includes:
- the LOC125187851 gene encoding subtilisin-like protease SBT5.6, whose translation MYNRLIFLAAVLLILNAVASFPQRQVYIVYLGPHSGEKTLHEIEEIHHSYLHSVKGSKKEAESCIIYSYKNVINGFSALLTPQEAQTISEMDGVVSVFHSNPTKSRLHTTRSWDFISLLEANWDASKANGEDILSKASYGKNVIVGVLDSGVWPESESFNDEGMEPIPTSWNGTCQTGVAFNSSHCNRKLVGARYYLKGYEAYYGPLDPELDFRSARDISGHGTHTASTIGGRRVPNAAAVGGIGNGTASGGAPLARLAIYKVCWRVPGPGEESACLDDDMLAAFDDAIADGVGVISVSIGGNTSSPYTEDSIAIGALHAVRRNVVVACSAGNSGPDLTAVTNVAPWIITVGASSIDRVFSSPLLLGNGLTVEGQSITPIQRATYPLVYAGEAEIAGTTTRLTTGLCRNGTLSPALVRGKAVFCWLGDTRQALEVQRAGGVAAVLGNTDDGIGVVGRPYLIPATVVLSDQIEKLSIVNYSVTDAAPTATLVPTTTLLGTKPAPFMAAFTSRGPNLVQPNILKPDITAPGLNILAAWSEASSPLKVADDNRVVKFQIDSGTSMSCPHVAAVSALLKAVHPDWSSSAIRTAIMTTAKQTNNLGKPITDALGEPATPFEFGAGHIQPSKAVDPGLVYDATYDDYLVFLCRSSGNRLDQSFNCPLNSPSASSLNYPSLAIANLQGSVTVGRTVTNVGAANSSYSVTVDPPPGYLVRISPETLRFSAVGEKQKFSIRVEAESSENVYAFGWYTWSDGIHQVRSPISVWTVV comes from the exons ATGTATAATCGGTTGATATTTCTTGCTGCAGTTCTACTTATTCTCAATGCCGTAGCTTCATTTCCTCAACGACAG GTTTACATAGTATACCTTGGACCACACAGCGGGGAGAAAACCTTGCACGAAATCGAAGAAATTCATCACTCGTATTTGCATTCTGTGAAAGGCTCCAAAAAGGAGGCTGAATCATGCATTATTTACAGCTACAAGAATGTCATCAATGGCTTCTCCGCGTTGCTCACCCCTCAGGAAGCCCAAACAATATCAGAGATGGATGGTGTGGTTTCAGTGTTTCATAGCAATCCCACAAAATCAAGGCTTCACACAACCAGATCATGGGATTTCATTAGCTTACTCGAAGCAAACTGGGATGCTTCAAAGGCCAATGGAGAAGACATATTGAGTAAAGCTAGCTATGGCAAGAACGTCATCGTTGGAGTACTCGATAGTG GCGTATGGCCGGAGTCTGAGAGTTTCAACGACGAGGGAATGGAACCTATTCCAACTTCTTGGAATGGGACTTGCCAAACTGGTGTGGCCTTTAATTCTTCTCACTGTAATag GAAATTAGTAGGGGCCCGATATTACTTGAAGGGGTACGAGGCCTACTACGGGCCGCTTGACCCTGAGCTGGACTTCCGATCAGCCAGGGACATTAGTGGCCATGGGACTCACACCGCGTCAACCATCGGCGGTCGGAGGGTTCCCAATGCGGCCGCAGTAGGTGGTATTGGCAACGGCACAGCTAGCGGAGGGGCCCCACTAGCCCGTCTGGCCATCTACAAAGTGTGCTGGCGGGTCCCAGGTCCGGGAGAAGAGAGTGCGTGTTTGGACGACGACATGCTTGCAGCTTTTGATGACGCCATCGCCGACGGTGTTGGAGTGATCAGTGTTTCTATTGGGGGGAATACAAGTAGTCCCTACACCGAAGACAGTATAGCCATTGGAGCACTGCATGCAGTGAGGCGGAATGTTGTGGTCGCTTGCAGTGCGGGAAATTCAGGTCCCGATCTAACTGCGGTAACCAATGTCGCCCCGTGGATCATAACTGTCGGCGCCAGTAGCATCGATCGCGTCTTCTCGTCGCCACTCCTCCTCGGAAATGGATTGACTGTAGAG GGACAATCAATCACGCCAATACAGAGAGCAACCTATCCTCTTGTTTACGCAGGAGAAGCGGAAATCGCAGGAACTACCACTCGTCTAACGACAGG TCTATGCCGTAACGGCACGCTTTCACCAGCGTTGGTGAGAGGAAAAGCGGTATTCTGCTGGTTGGGAGATACTCGGCAGGCATTGGAAGTGCAAAGAGCCGGCGGTGTTGCAGCTGTGCTTGGCAACACCGATGACGGAATAGGAGTAGTGGGCAGGCCTTATCTCATTCCGGCAACCGTTGTGTTGTCCGATCAGATTGAGAAGCTTAGCATCGTCAATTACAGCGTGACTGATGCAGCGCCAACTGCAACTCTCGTACCTACCACGACTTTGTTAGGCACTAAACCAGCTCCATTCATGGCCGCTTTCACCTCTCGAGGCCCCAACCTTGTCCAACCCAACATTCTTAAG CCGGACATCACTGCTCCCGGACTGAATATATTAGCAGCGTGGAGCGAGGCATCGTCTCCTCTAAAGGTGGCGGACGACAACAGAGTGGTTAAGTTCCAGATTGATTCCGGAACATCCATGTCCTGTCCCCATGTTGCTGCAGTCAGTGCACTTCTCAAGGCCGTACATCCAGATTGGAGCAGCTCTGCCATAAGAACTGCAATAATGACAACTG CAAAGCAAACAAACAACTTAGGCAAACCCATTACAGACGCATTGGGAGAACCAGCAACACCATTCGAATTCGGGGCAGGGCATATCCAGCCCTCCAAGGCTGTTGATCCGGGACTAGTTTACGATGCTACTTACGATGATTATCTAGTCTTTCTCTGCCGCAGCAGCGGTAATCGACTGGATCAATCATTCAACTGCCCGCTAAATTCGCCTTCGGCAAGCAGCTTGAACTACCCATCATTAGCAATTGCCAATCTGCAAGGCTCTGTTACTGTCGGCAGAACTGTTACAAACGTTGGCGCTGCAAACTCGTCGTATTCGGTCACGGTTGATCCGCCGCCAGGTTATCTTGTCCGAATCTCACCGGAAACATTGCGTTTCAGTGCGGTTGGGGAAAAGCAAAAGTTCAGCATCAGAGTTGAAGCTGAAAGTAGTGAGAATGTGTATGCATTTGGTTGGTATACGTGGAGTGATGGGATTCATCAAGTGAGAAGCCCCATTTCGGTATGGACGGTTGTTTAG
- the LOC125188279 gene encoding putative F-box/LRR-repeat protein 9, which yields MSTTTHSKSYCTKPSLPPFPSPFTPPFDELFSLFHATPLKNNPHVRNTPSPFVTINPPQFGSLPGPPLPKFDGNDPATGCLYTNIHEYFDFYATPHDERERLMDLCMEGEAAQWLQWMKIKTSEIWSPPQPLLASSSYPLPPWTELPGDVTVNILQRLGAEMLTSAQKVCTTWWKVFKDPASCRVIDFSNPRQGIFNDKYNVMCHRAVDRSQGQLVDLTIQYFGDDALLDYIIHRSPNLIRLKLGTCFFLSGYCARKMVAKLPHLEELHLTLRSGVGAYDIEIIGKSCPMLKSFSCNGYKCKLRTYKYDPYIEGHCRNLYARAISKSMPNLRHLQVFAHYMGNIGLEAILNGCPRLESLDIRRCFDLDLEGDLGKRCQKIKHLKLPNDSVSDVPWPNCDGGDPFAPFAFCFENYVHDYYSRKYRALGFGFGFRNN from the exons ATGTCCACAACAACACATTCCAAATCTTATTGCACCAAGCCTAGTCTTCCACCATTTCCTTCTCCATTCACCCCACCATTTGATGAGCTATTCTCGTTATTTCACGCCACTCCTCTCAAAAACAACCCTCATGTCCGCAATACACCTTCTCCCTTCGTCACCATCAACCCTCCCCAATTCGGTTCTCTCCCAGGCCCCCCACTCCCCAAATTCGACGGCAACGACCCTGCTACTGGCTGCCTCTACACCAATATCCACGAATACTTCGACTTCTACGCCACCCCTCACGATGAGCGAGAGCGCTTAATGGATCTATGCATGGAAGGCGAAGCTGCACAGTGGCTCCAATGGATGAAGATCAAAACTAGTGAAATTTGGTCACCACCGCAGCCTTTACTTGCTTCATCCTCGTATCCTCTGCCACCGTGGACCGAACTGCCTGGGGATGTAACTGTCAATATTCTGCAGAGGCTGGGGGCGGAGATGCTCACAAGTGCACAGAAAGTGTGTACTACATGGTGGAAGGTTTTCAAGGATCCCGCCTCGTG TCGAGTCATCGATTTCTCCAACCCTAGACAGGGGATTTTCAATGACAAGTACAATGTCATGTGCCACCGTGCAGTAGATCGTAGCCAGGGACAATTGGTCGACCTCACCATTCAGTACTTCGGTGACGATGCACTCTTGGACTACATCATCCATCG ATCACCAAATCTCATACGCCTTAAACTTGGAACTTGCTTTTTCCTATCAGGATATTGTGCGCGTAAAATGGTGGCAAAACTACCACATTTGGAAGAATTGCACCTTACTCTTAGATCAGGGGTTGGTGCTTatgatattgaaataattgGCAAATCATGTCCAATGTTGAAATCATTCTCGTGCAATGGATATAAGTGCAAGCTTCGGACATACAAATATGATCCTTATATTGAAGGACATTGTCGGAATCTGTATGCTCGTGCAATCAGCAAAAGCATGCCTAATTTGCGGCATCTTCAAGTATTTGCACATTATATGGGAAATATAGGACTCGAAGCCATCCTTAACGGCTGTCCGCGTCTTGAATCACTTGATATCCGGCGATGTTTTGATCTTGATCTTGAAGGGGATTTGGGGAAAAGATGTCAGAAAATTAAACACCTTAAACTCCCTAATGATTCTGTTAGTGATGTACCATGGCCTAATTGCGATGGCGGCGATCCTTTTGCTCCTTTTGCCTTTTGCTTTGAAAATTACGTACACGACTATTATAGCCGTAAATATAGAGCTTTAGGTTTCGGTTTCGGCTTCCGCAACAATTAA
- the LOC125187507 gene encoding subtilisin-like protease SBT5.6 produces MVSPLYSCISTLNMENFHSSLFLLFLPLLPLLVSCSERQVYIVYFGEHSGEKTLQQIEENHHSYLLSVKETEEDAKSSLVYSYKRTINGFAALLTPLEASTLSKMEEVVSVFRSHPRKYEIHTTRSWEFAGVEEAIKKSANLKGEDIWLKSSYGKDVVVGLLDNGVWPESKSFNDKGMAPVPKSWKGICQTGDEFNSSNCNKKIIGARYYIKGYEAYYGPLNRSLDYLSPRDKDGHGTHTSSTAAGRRVDDISALGGFASGTASGGAPLARLAIYKVCWAVPGRGKEEGNTCFEEDMLAAIDDAVADGVDVLSISIGTSRPQPFSQDGIAIGALHAVKRNVVVACSAGNSGPAPSTLSNTAPWIITVAASSVDRIFSSPAVLGNGMKLPGQTVTPYKLRKKLYPLVYAGQVANPDVPKNLSGQCLPGTLSSKKAKGKIVMCLRGNGTRVGKGMEVKRAGGIGFILGNSLANGDELVADAHILPATAVNYRNGLKIMDYIRSSKSPTAYIVPGKTVLDIKPAPFMAAFSSRGPSALSPDILKPDITAPGLNILAAWSEASSPTKLEADKRVVKYNILSGTSMSCPHIGGASALLKAIHPRWSSAAIRSALITSAGLNNNQGSMITDASGNSADPFQFGGGHFRPAKAADPGLVYDASYTDYLLYLCSIGVKIDTTFTCPKHSVGPVNLNYPSLAVPNLRDSVTVVRTVTNVGGSKSTYFVSVKPPLGISVKIWPPILYFNRVGEKKSFTITVKVVVGGIAGTAEKQKYGFGWYTWSDGIHSVRSPMAVSVA; encoded by the exons ATGGTATCACCTCTATATTCGTGCATCTCAACTTTAAACATGGAGAATTTTCATTCCTCACTTTTTCTGCTTTTCCTTCCCCTTCTCCCTCTTCTGGTTTCCTGCAGTGAGAGACAG GTATATATAGTCTACTTTGGAGAGCACAGTGGAGAAAAAACCCTCCAACAAATCGAAGAAAACCACCATTCATATCTACTCTCTGTAAAGGAAACTGAGGAAGATGCAAAATCTTCTTTGGTTTACAGTTACAAGCGCACCATCAATGGCTTCGCCGCTCTTCTCACTCCTCTTGAAGCTTCCACATTATCTA AGATGGAGGAAGTGGTGTCGGTATTTCGCAGCCATccaagaaaatatgaaatccACACAACAAGGTCGTGGGAATTTGCAGGTGTGGAAGAGGCAATCAAGAAATCGGCAAATCTGAAAGGGGAAGACATATGGCTAAAATCTAGCTATGGAAAAGATGTCGTTGTTGGCTTGTTGGATAATG GCGTATGGCCGGAGTCGAAGAGCTTCAACGATAAAGGGATGGCTCCGGTACCTAAATCGTGGAAAGGAATTTGCCAAACCGGGGACGAATTCAACTCTTCCAACTGTAACAA GAAAATAATTGGGGCCCGATACTACATCAAGGGTTACGAAGCATACTACGGCCCACTAAACAGATCACTTGATTACCTCTCCCCGCGAGACAAGGACGGCCACGGGACCCACACGTCATCCACGGCCGCCGGGCGGAGAGTCGACGACATCTCCGCCCTGGGCGGCTTCGCCTCCGGCACCGCGTCCGGAGGCGCGCCCCTGGCCCGCCTGGCCATCTACAAAGTGTGCTGGGCCGTCCCGGGCCGCGGCAAGGAAGAAGGCAACACTTGCTTCGAAGAGGACATGCTCGCCGCCATCGACGACGCCGTGGCCGACGGCGTCGACGTGCTGAGCATCTCCATCGGGACGAGTCGCCCGCAGCCGTTCAGCCAGGACGGCATAGCCATAGGCGCCCTCCACGCTGTCAAGAGGAACGTCGTGGTCGCGTGCAGCGCTGGCAACTCCGGCCCCGCTCCCTCCACGCTGTCCAACACAGCTCCGTGGATTATAACCGTCGCCGCCAGCAGCGTCGACAGGATATTCTCATCTCCCGCCGTTCTTGGGAATGGCATGAAATTACCG ggacAAACGGTGACTCCATATAAGTTGCGAAAGAAGTTGTACCCGTTAGTTTACGCGGGTCAAGTGGCGAACCCGGATGTGCCCAAAAACCTATCCGG GCAATGCTTACCTGGAACTCTGTCTTCAAAGAAGGCTAAGGGTAAGATAGTGATGTGTTTGAGAGGGAATGGGACAAGAGTGGGTAAAGGCATGGAGGTGAAGAGAGCTGGAGGCATTGgtttcattttaggaaacagTTTAGCAAATGGGGATGAGTTAGTAGCTGATGCTCATATTCTTCCTGCCACTGCTGTCAATTACAGAAACGGTCTGAAAATCATGGACTACATCCGTTCTTCCAAATCCCCGACTGCCTACATCGTACCAGGAAAGACTGTTTTAGACATCAAGCCAGCACCCTTCATGGCTGCATTCTCCAGCCGAGGCCCCAGTGCTCTCTCGCCCGATATTCTCAAG CCAGACATCACGGCCCCGGGGCTCAACATACTAGCAGCGTGGAGCGAAGCATCTTCTCCGACAAAACTAGAAGCAGACAAACGCGTGGTGAAGTACAACATTCTGTCTGGAACTTCCATGTCCTGCCCCCACATAGGTGGCGCGTCGGCTCTCCTCAAGGCGATACACCCCCGCTGGAGCAGTGCTGCCATAAGATCTGCTCTGATAACCTCTG CTGGCCTTAATAACAATCAAGGCAGCATGATCACTGATGCATCCGGGAATTCAGCAGACCCTTTCCAATTTGGTGGCGGTCATTTCAGACCGGCAAAAGCAGCAGATCCTGGGCTTGTCTACGACGCCTCCTACACGGACTATCTCTTGTACCTATGCAGCATTGGAGTAAAGATTGATACTACCTTCACCTGCCCGAAACATTCAGTGGGTCCGGTAAACCTGAATTATCCATCCTTGGCTGTACCCAATCTGCGTGACAGTGTTACCGTGGTAAGAACAGTGACTAATGTGGGAGGCAGCAAGAGTACTTATTTCGTGAGCGTTAAACCTCCGCTTGGGATTTCTGTTAAAATATGGCCTCCCATACTGTACTTCAACCGTGTCGGAGAGAAAAAGAGTTTCACCATCACAGTAAAAGTAGTAGTTGGTGGCATTGCAGGAACCGCGGAGAAACAAAAGTACGGATTTGGATGGTATACGTGGTCCGATGGAATCCACAGTGTTCGGAGTCCCATGGCCGTTTCAGTAGCCTAG